From a region of the Octopus sinensis linkage group LG18, ASM634580v1, whole genome shotgun sequence genome:
- the LOC115221236 gene encoding E3 ubiquitin-protein ligase MIB2-like: MQMLVLKGADLDAINKDGDNCLHIALREKMFHSESEHLEILDEISCQLKEDRLSSIVVAGYLAKQGANFYHKNKNNTTPLDIIKNSDLKRRLELYLVKVYECYVCGDNRISIKFHPCRHRIICEECCSKIEIKKCNRCKQTVIHKTRFDGSEFKTVNPPQVFKNKQLSDEMICTICMEHRWDMVFDCGHTTCKKCGEVLDKCHMCRKHIKKKIMIH, translated from the exons ATGCAGATGTTAGTATTAAAAGGAGCAGATCTTGACGCTATAAATAAAGATGGTGACAATTGCTTGCATATTGCATTGAGGGAGAAAATGTTTCACTCTGAAAGTGAACATCTTGAAATTTTAGATGAG ATTTCCTGTCAGCTCAAAGAAGACAGATTGTCCAGTATAGTTGTAGCTGGATATCTGGCAAAACAAGGAGCAAACTTctatcataaaaacaaaaacaacaccacaccACTTGACATCATCAAGAATTCAGATTTGAAAAGGAGACTGGAACTATATCTTGTAAAAGT GTATGAGTGTTATGTATGTGGAGATAATCGAATTTCTATAAAATTCCACCCCTGCCGACATAGGATAATATGTGAAGAATGTTGCTCTAAGATAGAGATCAAAAAATGTAATAGATGCAAACAGACTGTGATTCACAAAACTAGGTTTG ATGGGTCTGAATTTAAAACAGTAAATCCACCTCAGGTGTTCAAAAACAAACAACTCAGTGATGAAATGATATGCACAATATGTATGGAGCATCGTTGGGATATGGtctttgattgtggccataccACTTGTAAAAAATGTGGTGAAGTACTTGATAAATGTCATATGTGTAGGAAACATATTAAGAAAAAGATTATGATACATTGA